The genomic interval AAATATTATTTATAGAGGATGATCTAGGTCTGGCTGTTCCATTGAAGGAATTCTTTGAAGATCACGGCTTTGAAGTGTTTGTTTCTACGACTGGAGAAGAGGGCTTGGCTTTGTATAATGAGAAGAAGCCTGATTTGATTCTTCTGGATATTATTTTGCCAGATAAAAATGGATTTGATATTATTTCTACGATTCGGGATAAAGACCTGACAACACCCGCTATCTTAATAACGGGAACGGAGTTTAATGACGAGAACCAAATTCGAGCTTATGAACTGGGCAGCTTAAATTTTATGCCTAAGCCTATCTTGCCACAAGCGGTTTTGGCTTTGATACAGCATGTATTGAGTGTGCCGAAAGAGCTTAAAAGCTACAAAATAGGAGCTTATGAGATACAGCTTCAGTCGCAAACGCTAACGATTAGTTCGGATAAACACAATTTACGTGAAAAGGATGCCAAATTAATGGAGTTCTTATTGGAAAGAAAGGATCTGGTTATTTCCCGGCAAGTGCTCTTGAAGCAAATTTGGCACTCGGATGATTACAAATACAATAACCTGCTTGACGCGGCAATTTATAGGGTACGGCAATTATTGAAGGATTACCCTGGTATAGTTATAAAAAATGTGTACGGCAGCGGTTATATGCTGAAGTCGCTTTCTTAACCTCCATGAACATCCACCACGAGTTTCTTGTAATTCTGATAACCCCGGTCTACCGGCATTAAATAGTGCATGATTAACCGCGAGTGGAATTTGATCCTTACTTTTGATTTCAGAAATTTATGTTTCGATAGGTAAAGCAACGCATTTTTATAACTATCCTTTCGCAAATGCTTGTAAGCGGCAATTTTGAAGCGCTCGTCTATATCCGCCGTCGCAATCCGAAAGAAGAAATACGATTTCAATCGCTCGATAAACTGGTATACTTCAAGATGTGATTTTAGCTTATTGTCTTTATCTACAAACTCCTGCATGTTATCTATAATCCGCAAGTAGGATTTAAAATTCTTTAGCGAAGGTTTCTGAGTGATGGATTCATCCTGTATGTGGTAGATATAAGTACTATCGCTGATAACGAAGGCTGATTCGGCTAAACAGGCAAGCTGAAAAGACCATAAATTATCTTCATGGATCAAACCTTCTTTGAAGGTGAGATTGTTTGCGAGTAGAAAATCTCTGTTAACCAGCTTGTTCCAGGCCATCATGTACCAATCTTCATTCAGGTAGCTCAACAAAATCCGCTCGTCCGAGCGCAACGGTCCCCGAGCCAGACGGAGCGGTGGATAAGGTATATCGGAGCCGGCTACTTCGTAGTCGGCAATGACGAAGTCAAGATCCGATTCTCCTATGGGCTCCATCATCAGTTCGATGCAGTTATTGGTTATCTCATCATCGCTATCCAAAAAGTACACATAGTCTCCCGTTGCGTGCACGACACCGGTATTGCGTGCGGCGGATAAGCCGCGGTTTTTTTCATGGACGACAATTGACGCCGAGGAGCCACGGGGGTGCTTGTCTAAGACTGACCGGGCAAGAGCCATGCTATTATCCGTTCCACAATCATCAACCAAGATGACCTCAATATTTCCATAGCTTTGGTTTAATGCTGATGTGAGCGAACGTTCGATAAAGTCTGCTACTTGAAAAACGGGTATGATGATTGAAACCTTCATGGCTAATATTAGATACTACAAGATTTATTTGATAAAGCTGATGCCTTCCAGATCGCTGAACCAGGTGCTGTAAAACGTACTGTTCTTCCCATACGAATTATCCAAAAAATAACAATGCTTGTGCAGTAAAACGGCTAAAATGGCTACATGTAAACGGGTTGTATAAATTTCTTTATACTGACTGACAAAAGCAACACCGATCTTGAGAAGTTTGTTTTTAAAAATATGGTGTGCGTACCAGTCTACCATACCTCTGGAACTGTATTTATTGTTTGAAATAGCGAACAGCTTTTTTGAAGGCGGTTCGCTGGTTTCAAGTGAAGGCCAGTCGCGGATCTCAATGTTCTTGCCGGCCGGCTGCAACTTCTCAATGCTACCCTCGGGAAGCTCTTTGTCTTTCCTTTTCAGAATCAACGTTTTGTCTTCTTCATTAACACGGTATTTTTCCAGCACTTGCTTAGGTATACAAAAGGCCATGTCCGGCACGAGTAGGATATAGTTGTCGCTAAAGTGCTCGCTAAGCAGGGCGAACGATTTATCATCGCGCGCACAGATGTGGAGGTCTGGATGCTGTGCCATGATTTTGGCGTCCTTCTTCATCAGCTCCTGATCTTCATAGAAGAAAGTTTGTGGTAAAATAATGATCCGGTGATAAGGATAGTTCTGAATGATATCCATCCGGAAGCGTTGGTGCTCGGGCCAAAGATCGCCGAAATTACCACCACCATGAAGCAGGATGGTGCCGCCTTTAGGATTGATTCTTGATTCTTTGAATGTTACAACAGATGATTTATAGGTACATCGATGAGGGATATGCTTAAAAAATTGCAGAGTCCCTTCCCAGATAAGCGTGTCACCGATATTATTATGATAGGGAAGGTCCAGGTAAACAAAATCTTCCTGGATCAGCGGTTTTACCTGATCAATAATCCGTGCTTTTAAAGATTCTACTTTCTCGGTAAAATGCATCATGCGTTACGATATCCCAAAGCCATAAGGCTATCAAACATAGAGAAAATAGCTTGGAGAAACAACCACAATCCCGTTACACTCAAAGCAAAAACAACTGAATTCGTTTTAAAATGCTACTGGATTTCTGGAACACTTCTGCTAGTTGAACAGTGGTCTAACAGTGGTCAAACAGTCCTCAAACAGTGGTCAACCTGTGGTAAAAAGACTGTTTAACCACAGGTTAACTACTGTTTAAGGACGCTTTATTAATAACAAGATTAGAAAATGTGTGGTGCAAGGGTGCCCGCTGGCATTACAAATCGTAACGTCCACGTCAGAGCAGCAGCGGAACGGATAAAAAATGAAATGTGAGCTTTAGAATTTTTTGAATAAGAAAGAATTGAACAAGAATTGATTATAAATCAAAAATTAAACCATCATGCGTGATTTTTGTTAACCAGTAAATACAAACGGAAAAATAGAAAATTATGAATATTACACTAGACCAGGCAGAGAAAATAATTTCTACTGCAAAAGAAAAAGCCAGATCACTGGAAACGAAGATGAACATTGCTGTAGTCGATGCCGGCGCTAACTTGGTAGCATTTGTTCGTATGGATGGAGCTTGGTTAGGTTCTTTGGATATATCGATAAAGAAAGCAAAGACAGCCCGTTTCTTTGATATGAATACTGGTTCTGTCGGAGAACTATCTCAACCGGGAGGTTCTTTATACAACATCGAACACTCAAATAATGGGTTGATTACTTTTCCCGGTGGTATCCCGATTAAAGATGCGTCAGGAGAAATTGTAGGAGCGATTGGGGTAAGCGGAAGTACCGTAGAAAACGATCATACTGTTGCAGAAGCCGGCGCAAACGCAATCTAAATAAACGAGATTATTACGATCGGTCTATTTCTTAATTTTGGGAAAGTTATTGTCCGCTTTTACTTCCTCGATTTGTGCGGTATGCCGGGCGGTATGACCTGGGATATACAGGAATGACTGATAGGAATCAAAAGAGCCCATAGGTGATTTGCCTACATGGTTACGTAACTCGTCTAGAGGGACTGCATTAATATATTCTAAAATAGGCTTCCTTGCTTTTTCAAGATCGGCAATTGCTGTTTGTGCATCTTTGTATTTGCCGTCAGGGAGAAGCTGCTCTGGGGCCTGAGCTTTATGACTGCGATCGGTCATACCGGCAATAACCTGTTCGTCCGTTACTTTGATATCGTCCCGATCTTCCGGGTTCGCGGGAGCTTCCATTCCCTTTTTGGTCATTTCGAAGAGCATCTTCTCAGTTGTCACAATATGTTCAAGGCACTGACTGATAGACCATCGATCAGGTGCTGGTTTGAAGTTCAATTGTTCCTCGGTTAGACCGGCCACACTTTTATTAAGATTGTCTAAGGTCTGCTGATAATAGTTCAGCATAAAAGCTTTATCATCCTGATCGGATTTTGAAACTTTTGTAACAACAGGTTCTGGATATTTTGTTTGGGCGATGCTGTAATTAGTAACAAGGAATGCTGCTAATAGGAGGTAGGCGAGCTTTTTCATTCTATATTCTTTTAAATGAAACGATTACAATAATAAAGATATTGTGTTTATATTTAAAAATCGTATAGAACCTTAATTTTTTATAATGAAAATATTGAATGTCCCTAAACTTGGATTGCTGATCCCTTTTTTCTTCATGATGATAAACATCTCCCAACCGGATATTTCTGGGGGGCAGCTTTCGGTGCAAGCGCCCGCAGAATCAGGAAAAGGGCACACATTGCAACTAGATCGGCAGACCGTGTTGGATAGTATGCAGGCGGTGATGGGGCCATTACCTGAACGATCAAGTATGAAACCAGCTGATCTGCAAATTCGGGATAGTCTGGTAACGGACAAATACACTCGCTATCTGGTTACCCTGAAGGTAACCGATAATGAAGAGGCTACTTGTTATCTGTATATTCCGGTCGGTGCTGAAGAAAAAAAGAATGTAGCGGATAAGGATAAAATAGCGGCTATGCTAGTTTTGCACGGCACAGGTAATTTGGGCAAGAGGCTGGTGGATGGTGAAAGTCCAAAGGAGAATCGCGCGCACGCAAAAGAGCTGGCTGAACGTGGGTATGTGGTGATTGCTCCTGACTATCCGAGCATGGGCGAGCAGCTCGATTATAATTTTGATACAGATCGTTATCAATCGGGAACAATGAAAGCAATTGTTAACCACATGCGCTGTGTGGATCTGCTACAATCATTGGATTTTGTTGATCCGGAGCGAATTGGGGTGATCGGGCATTCGCTCGGCGGACATAATTCGATATTTGTCGCTGCTTTTGATCCGCGGTTGAAAGTGGTGGTAACGAGTTGCGGCTGGACTAAAATGGCTTATTATAATGGGGGAGCTACTGCCGACAGGATAAAACCATGGGCACAAAAACGCTATATGCCATTAATCGGTGACAAGTATAGTACAAACGGTGACGATTTTCCTTTCGATTTTGATGAAGTAATTGCCACGTTAGCCCCCCGGGCTTTCTTTTCAAACTCACCGGTTAACGATCACAACTTTGATGTTGAGGGAGTGAAGGCTGGGGTGCCCTTGATTACAGAAGCATATAAGACAGCAAATGCCTTTGATCAATTACAGGTTCGTTATCCGGATGCAGAGCATGATTTTCCACCTAAAGTTCGTTTTGAAGCCTATGAATTTATTGATCGGGTGCTTAAGCACAGCCATTGAACAAATAACCTTTAAATAAAAAAAGTCGACCATTTTACAACGGTCGACTGTCATCTTGCTTATTCCCTAGCAATTATTTCTTTTCTTTCTGCTCTTTTTCGTATTCAGCGTTTAATCCGGTAACGACTTCCTTGGTAATTTCCAAAGCATCGTCAGCATAAAGCACAGCTGGGTTCGAGGTAGAGTAGGTCAATACGAATTTGTATCCTTTTTCTTTTGAGTGTTTCTTTAAATATGTGGAAACTTTTTCGTACAATTTAGCGTTTTCTTCCATTTCTTCCTGAGCCAAAGAGCTGCTTGCGTTCTGGTTCAAGCGACCTAATTCTTCTTGTTTGCGGGCCAGTCTTTCTTCGGTATTGGCACGCTGCTCTGCAGTCATGGTTCCGGCATTCTTTTGGTAATCCGCTACTTCACGTTGAAATGCCGTTCCTTTTGATTGCAAATCGGCTTGCGCTTTCTTTGCTTTTTCCTCAAATCGGGTTCTTACATCCTTGAAATATTCGTAGTTGTTCAACAAAGAATCTGAATTTACATAGACAATGGATTCGGTTGTCAGAACTTTGTTATTTGTTGCTAAACTGTCGTTTGATGCTGTATTCGCTGGGGCTCCCTGATTATTACATGCCATCATACTTGCTGATATCAACAGGGCCAGACCAGCTTTTACAAAGGTATTTTTCATTTTACGTTCATTTTCTTACTCCGCAAATATAGAATTTCCAATTTATATGTCAAGGATTATAAATTAATTGACACGATCGGGCATTAATTGACGCGATCGGGCCGATAGGGTCCAGTGCACCAGCGCATAGATGATGGCCGAAGAACTTAAACCAAAGACATTGGCATCAAGCTGATAGGGTAGGTCGACGCCTGAAATGATCAGCGTGATAGTTACTGTACCACCAACAATCATAGCAGCTAGAGCGGCTTCGGAATAAACCCTTTTCAAAAACATGGCGGCTATAATCGGTGTAAACAGGCCGGACACCATAAATGCATAGGCATAGAGCATTAAGGAAAGTACATTTTCCATACTAAAAGCCAACCAGATAGCAAATACGCCAAAAATCAAGGTTGCAATTTGCGAAAAGCGGACAATGGTTTTTTCGTTTTTCTTGCTTTCGGGAATCAAGTCGCCTACAAAGCTCCCCGAAGCAGCCATTAAACAGCTATCGGCGGTCGACAGCACTGCTGAGAAATAGGCTGCAACTACGACACCTGTAAGACCTGTCGGTAGGATGCTTTGTATCAGAAGCGGCATACCCATTTCGCTATCGGTAATGGCACCGCCTTCGACAGGCACAACGCCCTGTTGGATAGCAACATTGGCCAGCATCCCTAATAAGACACCGGTAAAGGCCATAAAGGGCCACTCGAGTATACCAGCTATATACCATGCTTTTTGGGCTTCTTTCTGGTTTTCGCAAGCGAAAATCCGTTGGTATAAGGTCATCCCTACAAACCAGATCGGTATGATGGTAACACTCCAGTTGACGATATGCTGCCATTCGAGATTCGCTGTTAAGGATAGCATATCGGCCGAAAGATAAGGTATGATACCCTCGTAACCACCCAAGGCTACCCAGGTTAAGGGTACCGCTACGAGCATCAGTCCGGCCAAGAGGATGATCCACTGAATCATGTCGGTATAAATCACAGCTTTCATGCCACCAAGCATGGTATAGGCGACCGCTATACCCCCCATGATGATAAGCATATTATCGATCCCCATGGAAGGGAAGGTGACGGAAGTTAGCTTGGCGCCTGCAAGGAATTGCGAGCTGGTAAAACCTGTATAGCCGATGATACATATAATGGCTGCTACGACCGCCACCTTGCGGTTATAAAGAAAGCCGAAAACCTGCGCCATAGTCAGGAAATGTTTGCCATGCTGTGCTTGCCATTTATATACGAGGGGGATTAAGATAACTGCGCTGACCCAGGCACCGATGAGTCCGGTAAAAAGCAACCAGGAGCCGGAGAGGCCCATCGTGAAGCCTACGCCTCCAAGGCCGATGGAAAAGCCACCGCCGACATCGGTGGCGACGACAGAAAGCCCTACATGGCCGCTTTTCATCTTACCGCCGCCAACAAAGTAATCTTTTTCATCCTTGTTCTTATTAGAGAAAAAGAAACCCACGCCGAGCATAACAATAAAATAGACAATGAAAATGATTGTATCAATCCAATTCATATAGTTTGGGGATTTTAAAAAAATGACAGAGCCTTGGCTCCAACTATCATAAGAGAACGTTTGCTATACAGACAAAGCATTTTAGATCCATAGCCCTTTGAAAGAGGTTCTCCGGTTAATTGGTGGACAAAGGTAATAAAATGTACCTTTTTTGCTTAACGAATTTATTTTTTTCCTATTTTTATTGACACTAATCGATTATATGAAAAAGACCTTTTTAATCTTGGCTCTAGGGCTCTTGCTCTCGACCTTCATACTGGCTCAACAAAAAGAAAATAATTCAATCGTTGGAATGTGGCAATTAGGAAAAGCTGTAAACAATGGTCACGAAGCAAATATTAATAATATTGTTCAGTTGAAGCAATATCTTGACAACGGAGATTTTCAGGCTTTTGTAAGTACTGGACCTGGTAAAGTTTTTCAGACGATGAAAGGGACTTACCAACTTAAGAATGACTCGGTTTATTCAGAAACCATTCAAGTGGCGATTAACCCGGGGATGGTCGGACGTACCTATGATATTCTCTATAAAGTAAATGAAACTCAACTGGATCTGGATGGAAAAGTAACGATTCCGAACGCAACCGATTCAAGCGTTATTGACACCTTCAGTTATAAGGAAAAATGGAATCGGGTTCAACAGTTTCGGCCTTAATAAAAAAAGCCAATCGCAATGAAATTGAAAATAAATTGATCCAATTCCGGTGGGGGATTGACATCGGTGGATTTGATGGTAGATGATATTGTAAAATTGCTGGAGTAGCGAGCTTTTCAAGTATGACATTTATTTTTTAGTTTCAGGAAAACAATACCTATTTTTAGATTTATATTATTGAAAAATTACTAATTATAACCTATACCCTATGACACCTTCTGTGCGTAAAATTCTATTGATAGCACTTTCTCTTGCTGTTGCGACAATCTATTACATGTTGCAAATTTCTAAAGACAAAACAGACTTTAATAAAACTTCGGGAGTAATTGAGTATTTAGATATAGAATATAACGATTTACCTAACCGGGATAAAGGTAAATATCGATATCTGATTATCGATTCATATCCTTATCTATTTGAGATTTACGAACCAAATAGTGAGCCCACACTTAAAACGATCGATGATTTGAAGATCGGTGATATAATTGATGTTTACTTTTATGAGAATAATTCTACACATTCACGGGGAGTTAACAAATTTGTTGGGTTTATTGATCATAATGGAGAACCTTATTTCATAAAGAATAATTTTGATATGAAACTGGGTTTTTCTGTACTCGCGCTCATCGCGTTAATATGTTTACTTGCTTTCTTTTTTTGGAAGAGAGGTCATCTTCAGTGGTGATAGTTTTTCGATATCAATCTTTCGTTTATAATTAATTTATTCGGGACACTGTATCTACCGCCTTTCCTTAATTCATTTTATCCCGATGATGGCGATTATAAAGTAGTTGTCAGGTTTGGTCGTTCTCAAGGTCATAGCTGAAGTGTAGGACTTCTTCTTCTTTGCTAGGCTTCGTGGCTCGGTAGAAAGAGACTGCATTTATATCTGCTTGTCCAGCTTCAACATAAGCTTCCTGAGCACCAATCTTTTTGCAATAAGCATTTGCAAAGTCCATTAATTGCTTTCCGATGCCCTTTCTTTGGTATTTTTCCATGATTGCAAAATCATAGATATAAGCCAGCGGTTTTTCAGAATAATACTGATCCAATAGATAAATGGTCAATCCGCCAATCACTTCATCATCAGCAGTGGCCACCATCACCAAAAAGGAATCTCTGCGCAACAGCTTATGCAAATGAGCTGTACTTGCTTCTTCATCAGGCTGCATATTGAAAGCGGTATGGAAAATGGAGATTAAACTTTCGAACTGAGCTGTTTCGCTTGTTTTTAGAATTTTAAGGTCTATTTTCATGCTTAAGGTTAAGTTGCCAAAATTAATTTAGGGTGGTGTTACGTTAAGGCATTGCTTCATTGACCGTCTCTTTCGCACGGTCATAAAGTTCTCGGTTTCCTTCCGTTAAGTCTTTGAGAAGGCTTTTGTATTCCGAAAGAAAGACAGGTGCAAAGCTGGGGTCATGGTCAACGATTTCTTTGGAATTGTCGATGATATCCGCATATTTAATGGTCTGTGCTTCACCACTGATTTGTTTGAGACGTTGGAATTCTTTTGCCTTTCGCTGTTTGCGGTTTAGTTGTGGGTAATCTTTTTTCGTGTAAACATCCGTAAGTTCAATAACGTACTTCAATGTTTTTATTGCATTCTCTAACTCCATTTTGCTGATAAGGAAGTCTTTCATTTCCTGTTCCGTGATCGATGTATCTTCCAAAACATCGTGTAGAAGGGCTGCAGCTAAAATAGGGATATCCTCTGTGTACTCCCTACAGAGCAACATAACACGTACGGGATGCACAATGTATCGGTCGGGAGTGTATTTTCGTAGTTGATTCCCATGAGCCTTATCTGCGAATTCTTTTATCTCTTCAAGTATCTTTTCCATTGTCTTTGTTTCTGGTTTATAAACTTTTAATATAGGAAATTGTTCGATTTTTTTTAAACCAAAGCGGTTTATACTTGTTAACACACTATAAATCAAAAATTCAACGAAATGAAAAAGTTATTTAAATTTGTTGGGGTTCTGGCTATAGGATTGGTTGTTCACGCTTGTGGAAACCCAAATACCAATAATGACACGATGAATGATGACATGAACAATATGGATAATACGGACATGGATACAAGCATGGTGGATACGAGTACAATGGATACGACGGATTCAGTTGCCCTTGAGCCAGAGTCGTTTTAA from Pedobacter indicus carries:
- a CDS encoding response regulator transcription factor; protein product: MMRKKILFIEDDLGLAVPLKEFFEDHGFEVFVSTTGEEGLALYNEKKPDLILLDIILPDKNGFDIISTIRDKDLTTPAILITGTEFNDENQIRAYELGSLNFMPKPILPQAVLALIQHVLSVPKELKSYKIGAYEIQLQSQTLTISSDKHNLREKDAKLMEFLLERKDLVISRQVLLKQIWHSDDYKYNNLLDAAIYRVRQLLKDYPGIVIKNVYGSGYMLKSLS
- a CDS encoding glycosyltransferase family 2 protein; its protein translation is MKVSIIIPVFQVADFIERSLTSALNQSYGNIEVILVDDCGTDNSMALARSVLDKHPRGSSASIVVHEKNRGLSAARNTGVVHATGDYVYFLDSDDEITNNCIELMMEPIGESDLDFVIADYEVAGSDIPYPPLRLARGPLRSDERILLSYLNEDWYMMAWNKLVNRDFLLANNLTFKEGLIHEDNLWSFQLACLAESAFVISDSTYIYHIQDESITQKPSLKNFKSYLRIIDNMQEFVDKDNKLKSHLEVYQFIERLKSYFFFRIATADIDERFKIAAYKHLRKDSYKNALLYLSKHKFLKSKVRIKFHSRLIMHYLMPVDRGYQNYKKLVVDVHGG
- a CDS encoding polysaccharide pyruvyl transferase family protein, whose protein sequence is MMHFTEKVESLKARIIDQVKPLIQEDFVYLDLPYHNNIGDTLIWEGTLQFFKHIPHRCTYKSSVVTFKESRINPKGGTILLHGGGNFGDLWPEHQRFRMDIIQNYPYHRIIILPQTFFYEDQELMKKDAKIMAQHPDLHICARDDKSFALLSEHFSDNYILLVPDMAFCIPKQVLEKYRVNEEDKTLILKRKDKELPEGSIEKLQPAGKNIEIRDWPSLETSEPPSKKLFAISNNKYSSRGMVDWYAHHIFKNKLLKIGVAFVSQYKEIYTTRLHVAILAVLLHKHCYFLDNSYGKNSTFYSTWFSDLEGISFIK
- a CDS encoding GlcG/HbpS family heme-binding protein; its protein translation is MNITLDQAEKIISTAKEKARSLETKMNIAVVDAGANLVAFVRMDGAWLGSLDISIKKAKTARFFDMNTGSVGELSQPGGSLYNIEHSNNGLITFPGGIPIKDASGEIVGAIGVSGSTVENDHTVAEAGANAI
- a CDS encoding DinB family protein; protein product: MKKLAYLLLAAFLVTNYSIAQTKYPEPVVTKVSKSDQDDKAFMLNYYQQTLDNLNKSVAGLTEEQLNFKPAPDRWSISQCLEHIVTTEKMLFEMTKKGMEAPANPEDRDDIKVTDEQVIAGMTDRSHKAQAPEQLLPDGKYKDAQTAIADLEKARKPILEYINAVPLDELRNHVGKSPMGSFDSYQSFLYIPGHTARHTAQIEEVKADNNFPKIKK
- a CDS encoding alpha/beta hydrolase, which translates into the protein MKILNVPKLGLLIPFFFMMINISQPDISGGQLSVQAPAESGKGHTLQLDRQTVLDSMQAVMGPLPERSSMKPADLQIRDSLVTDKYTRYLVTLKVTDNEEATCYLYIPVGAEEKKNVADKDKIAAMLVLHGTGNLGKRLVDGESPKENRAHAKELAERGYVVIAPDYPSMGEQLDYNFDTDRYQSGTMKAIVNHMRCVDLLQSLDFVDPERIGVIGHSLGGHNSIFVAAFDPRLKVVVTSCGWTKMAYYNGGATADRIKPWAQKRYMPLIGDKYSTNGDDFPFDFDEVIATLAPRAFFSNSPVNDHNFDVEGVKAGVPLITEAYKTANAFDQLQVRYPDAEHDFPPKVRFEAYEFIDRVLKHSH
- a CDS encoding OmpH family outer membrane protein, which codes for MKNTFVKAGLALLISASMMACNNQGAPANTASNDSLATNNKVLTTESIVYVNSDSLLNNYEYFKDVRTRFEEKAKKAQADLQSKGTAFQREVADYQKNAGTMTAEQRANTEERLARKQEELGRLNQNASSSLAQEEMEENAKLYEKVSTYLKKHSKEKGYKFVLTYSTSNPAVLYADDALEITKEVVTGLNAEYEKEQKEKK
- a CDS encoding sodium:solute symporter family protein, yielding MNWIDTIIFIVYFIVMLGVGFFFSNKNKDEKDYFVGGGKMKSGHVGLSVVATDVGGGFSIGLGGVGFTMGLSGSWLLFTGLIGAWVSAVILIPLVYKWQAQHGKHFLTMAQVFGFLYNRKVAVVAAIICIIGYTGFTSSQFLAGAKLTSVTFPSMGIDNMLIIMGGIAVAYTMLGGMKAVIYTDMIQWIILLAGLMLVAVPLTWVALGGYEGIIPYLSADMLSLTANLEWQHIVNWSVTIIPIWFVGMTLYQRIFACENQKEAQKAWYIAGILEWPFMAFTGVLLGMLANVAIQQGVVPVEGGAITDSEMGMPLLIQSILPTGLTGVVVAAYFSAVLSTADSCLMAASGSFVGDLIPESKKNEKTIVRFSQIATLIFGVFAIWLAFSMENVLSLMLYAYAFMVSGLFTPIIAAMFLKRVYSEAALAAMIVGGTVTITLIISGVDLPYQLDANVFGLSSSAIIYALVHWTLSARSRQLMPDRVN
- a CDS encoding DUF4488 domain-containing protein, yielding MKKTFLILALGLLLSTFILAQQKENNSIVGMWQLGKAVNNGHEANINNIVQLKQYLDNGDFQAFVSTGPGKVFQTMKGTYQLKNDSVYSETIQVAINPGMVGRTYDILYKVNETQLDLDGKVTIPNATDSSVIDTFSYKEKWNRVQQFRP
- a CDS encoding GNAT family N-acetyltransferase, with translation MKIDLKILKTSETAQFESLISIFHTAFNMQPDEEASTAHLHKLLRRDSFLVMVATADDEVIGGLTIYLLDQYYSEKPLAYIYDFAIMEKYQRKGIGKQLMDFANAYCKKIGAQEAYVEAGQADINAVSFYRATKPSKEEEVLHFSYDLENDQT
- a CDS encoding HD domain-containing protein: MEKILEEIKEFADKAHGNQLRKYTPDRYIVHPVRVMLLCREYTEDIPILAAALLHDVLEDTSITEQEMKDFLISKMELENAIKTLKYVIELTDVYTKKDYPQLNRKQRKAKEFQRLKQISGEAQTIKYADIIDNSKEIVDHDPSFAPVFLSEYKSLLKDLTEGNRELYDRAKETVNEAMP